Proteins from a genomic interval of Schaalia odontolytica:
- a CDS encoding DNA-3-methyladenine glycosylase I: protein MSASLDSCATPPGKLAEGLTRCDDGLVRPTWASRDPLLREYYDCEWGMPVHDEAGVFERLVLEGFQSGLAWRTVLAKRPAFRDAFEGFCPERVAAFGDEDVAALMSNAGIIRNRRKIEAAIANARATLAMRSVGSQHAEACESPSHLGQLVWMFRPLVDPQPTCSAEVPTRSPESQALAAALKRRGFRFVGPTTMFALMSAIGIVNADIVGTYRRPSARPGAAPAGPSRRVTATTSLA from the coding sequence ATGAGCGCTTCATTGGACTCTTGCGCCACCCCTCCTGGCAAACTGGCCGAGGGGCTGACGCGCTGCGACGACGGTCTTGTTCGCCCGACGTGGGCTTCGCGCGACCCCCTGCTGCGCGAGTACTACGACTGCGAGTGGGGCATGCCCGTTCACGACGAGGCCGGGGTCTTCGAGCGCCTCGTGCTTGAGGGGTTTCAGTCCGGCCTTGCCTGGCGCACGGTGCTTGCCAAGCGACCCGCGTTTCGCGATGCATTCGAAGGCTTTTGCCCCGAGCGCGTTGCCGCATTTGGCGACGAGGATGTCGCGGCTCTGATGTCGAATGCCGGGATCATCCGTAACCGCAGGAAGATCGAGGCGGCCATCGCCAACGCGCGGGCCACGCTCGCCATGAGAAGCGTCGGCTCTCAGCACGCAGAGGCGTGTGAGAGTCCCTCCCATCTGGGCCAGCTGGTCTGGATGTTCCGCCCGCTCGTTGATCCCCAGCCGACGTGCTCCGCGGAGGTTCCGACCCGCTCACCAGAGTCGCAGGCCCTCGCAGCCGCGCTGAAGCGCCGCGGTTTCCGCTTCGTTGGACCGACGACCATGTTTGCTCTCATGAGCGCAATCGGGATCGTGAACGCCGATATTGTCGGGACCTACCGGCGGCCGTCGGCGCGCCCCGGGGCTGCCCCGGCCGGGCCGTCGCGGCGTGTCACTGCCACGACATCTCTGGCATGA
- a CDS encoding PH domain-containing protein: protein MAISKKLLSQDEVVVRHMHTHIKTLLPAIIVEVILLIAAAVGSFYVPAEARYWALPTIWLAVIALSVPLFIAPWVRWWMTTYTVTTKRVITRSGVLRRTGHDLPLTRISDIQIEKDVDDRIFGCGTLALQTSANDPLLLHDVPKVEMVQVEISNLLFHDVQGAIDADPRS from the coding sequence ATGGCCATCTCGAAGAAACTCCTGAGTCAGGACGAGGTCGTCGTCCGACACATGCACACGCACATCAAGACTCTGCTTCCCGCGATCATTGTCGAGGTCATTCTCCTGATCGCGGCTGCGGTCGGCTCTTTCTATGTCCCGGCGGAGGCACGTTACTGGGCACTCCCGACCATCTGGTTGGCCGTTATTGCTTTGTCGGTCCCGCTCTTCATCGCTCCGTGGGTCCGGTGGTGGATGACGACCTATACCGTCACCACGAAGCGGGTCATCACCCGTTCGGGAGTCCTTAGGCGGACGGGACACGATCTTCCCCTGACGCGGATCTCGGACATCCAGATCGAGAAGGACGTCGACGACCGCATCTTTGGTTGCGGAACGCTCGCCTTACAGACGTCCGCAAACGATCCATTGCTCCTGCACGACGTGCCGAAGGTGGAGATGGTTCAGGTAGAGATTTCCAACCTGCTATTTCACGACGTCCAGGGCGCCATCGACGCGGACCCTCGCAGCTGA
- the cmk gene encoding (d)CMP kinase has protein sequence MNDMLRREAISRVGITIAIDGPAGSGKSTVSKELASRLGIGYLDTGAMYRALTWYVLDRGIDWSDGEAVARAAQEMPLRMDSDPADPHVWIGQREVTKQIREPRIALEIKHVSTNLDVRAWMAGDQRRRMVEARLGGSGMIAEGRDITTVVCPDADVRVLLLADQEARLRRRTLELYGDATAEHMEIVRAQVEGRDRADAEVSEFMVAAPGVSTVDSTGLDVRGVCEAIIGLVDEDLARRDA, from the coding sequence ATGAATGACATGTTGCGCCGTGAGGCGATCTCGCGCGTGGGCATCACGATCGCGATTGATGGCCCCGCGGGATCGGGCAAGTCGACGGTGTCCAAGGAATTGGCGTCCCGCCTGGGGATCGGCTACCTGGATACCGGAGCAATGTATCGCGCACTCACGTGGTACGTGCTTGACCGGGGCATCGATTGGAGCGATGGCGAGGCCGTGGCTCGTGCCGCGCAGGAGATGCCGCTGCGTATGGACTCGGATCCGGCCGACCCGCACGTGTGGATCGGGCAGCGAGAGGTGACGAAGCAGATCCGAGAGCCCAGGATTGCTCTCGAGATCAAACACGTGTCGACGAACCTTGACGTGCGCGCGTGGATGGCCGGCGACCAGCGCAGGCGGATGGTGGAGGCCCGTCTGGGGGGCTCCGGGATGATCGCGGAGGGCCGCGACATTACGACGGTCGTCTGTCCGGATGCCGACGTGCGTGTGCTGTTGCTGGCCGACCAGGAGGCACGCCTGCGCAGGAGAACGCTGGAGCTGTACGGCGACGCGACGGCGGAGCACATGGAGATCGTGCGCGCGCAGGTGGAGGGACGCGACCGGGCCGACGCCGAAGTGTCGGAGTTCATGGTTGCCGCCCCGGGTGTGTCCACCGTGGATTCCACGGGCCTTGACGTCCGTGGGGTGTGCGAGGCGATCATCGGTCTCGTGGACGAGGACCTTGCTCGGCGCGACGCGTAG
- a CDS encoding prephenate dehydrogenase, producing the protein MSGPAAGVGARVVSTVGPVLIVGTGLVGASLGLALRAGGVSVYLEDASPTSLRLAADVGAGRPLSDVANEARVACAVRGHNHPGYEAPRIVVVATPPDVADRVIVDALARFPRAIVTDVASVKDAIVADVLAALDREGRGEDASRYVGCHPMAGRERSGAGAADADLFYGRPWVIVAHGRTAPRAVLAARALATDVGSVPLEMNAGTHDHAVALVSHVPQLVSSMLAARLVDAPAQALGLAGQGLRDTARIAASDPRLWTSIVAGNAGPVTSILRELRADLDDLLVHLDAAAELGPLRGGSVGAINRVMTAGNQGVARIPGKHGGAPSRYREIEVLIPDEPGALGRLFSELGESSINIEDLVLEHSAGAQAGVARVMIDPAVADRCVADLEGRGWRLITH; encoded by the coding sequence GTGAGCGGGCCAGCGGCGGGCGTTGGCGCCCGCGTGGTTTCGACGGTCGGCCCGGTTCTCATCGTTGGGACGGGCCTCGTGGGTGCATCGCTTGGCCTCGCGCTGCGCGCCGGGGGCGTGAGCGTCTACCTCGAGGACGCATCCCCCACCTCCCTGCGGCTGGCTGCCGACGTGGGCGCCGGCAGGCCCCTGAGCGACGTGGCCAACGAGGCCCGGGTGGCCTGCGCGGTTCGCGGACACAACCACCCCGGTTACGAGGCGCCCCGCATCGTTGTCGTCGCGACGCCCCCGGACGTGGCCGATCGTGTCATCGTCGATGCGTTGGCGCGCTTTCCCCGCGCGATCGTCACCGACGTTGCCTCCGTCAAGGACGCGATCGTTGCCGACGTCCTCGCGGCGTTGGACAGGGAGGGAAGAGGGGAAGATGCCTCCCGATACGTGGGATGCCATCCGATGGCTGGCCGCGAGCGCTCGGGCGCCGGGGCCGCGGACGCTGACCTGTTCTACGGCCGTCCCTGGGTGATTGTTGCTCACGGTAGGACGGCCCCGCGCGCGGTGCTTGCCGCCCGCGCCCTTGCCACGGACGTCGGTTCCGTCCCGCTCGAGATGAACGCGGGCACCCACGACCACGCCGTCGCGCTCGTGTCCCACGTGCCCCAGCTGGTTTCCTCGATGCTTGCGGCTCGCCTCGTTGATGCCCCCGCGCAGGCGCTCGGCCTGGCCGGGCAGGGCCTGCGGGACACGGCCAGGATCGCCGCCTCCGACCCTCGATTGTGGACGTCGATCGTGGCAGGCAATGCCGGACCTGTCACCTCGATCCTGCGCGAGCTGCGCGCGGATCTGGATGACCTTCTCGTGCACCTGGATGCGGCGGCCGAGCTGGGGCCGCTGAGGGGAGGCAGCGTCGGGGCGATCAACCGCGTCATGACGGCGGGCAACCAGGGCGTCGCCCGGATCCCCGGCAAGCACGGCGGAGCGCCGTCACGCTATCGAGAGATCGAGGTTCTGATACCCGACGAGCCCGGCGCGCTCGGGCGTCTGTTCAGCGAACTGGGGGAGTCGTCGATCAACATCGAGGATCTCGTCCTGGAGCATTCGGCCGGCGCGCAAGCCGGCGTCGCTCGGGTCATGATCGACCCGGCCGTGGCCGATCGGTGCGTTGCGGACCTGGAGGGACGAGGCTGGCGCCTCATCACTCACTAG
- a CDS encoding pseudouridine synthase yields the protein MRANPYTEGGVRLQKVLAQAGIASRRASEQMIADGRVSVDGTVVRTQGVRVDPATQVIHVDGERLILDEAKHIVLAVNKPIGTVSTMSDPEGRPTIADLIADYPERLYHVGRLDIDTSGLLLLTNDGELANRLTHPSYEIRKTYVARLHGEVKPGVRRRLLAGIELEDGPIAVDSFRLVDTYGDITTVEVVVHEGRNRLVRRMMEAVGYPVRELVRTGFGPISLDHLKQGTTRRIKGNALTALYGAVGL from the coding sequence ATGAGGGCTAACCCCTACACCGAGGGCGGAGTGCGCCTACAGAAGGTGCTTGCCCAGGCTGGGATCGCGTCCAGGCGCGCGTCCGAACAGATGATCGCCGATGGGCGCGTCAGCGTTGACGGCACAGTGGTGCGCACCCAGGGGGTGCGCGTCGATCCGGCGACCCAGGTCATTCACGTCGACGGTGAGCGCCTCATCCTTGACGAGGCCAAGCACATCGTGCTGGCGGTCAACAAGCCGATCGGCACCGTCTCCACGATGAGCGACCCCGAGGGACGTCCGACGATCGCCGACCTGATCGCAGACTACCCCGAGCGCCTCTACCACGTCGGCCGGCTCGACATCGACACGTCGGGCCTGCTGCTGCTGACGAACGACGGTGAACTCGCCAACCGCCTGACCCATCCCTCGTACGAGATCCGCAAGACCTACGTGGCCCGCCTCCACGGTGAGGTCAAGCCGGGCGTGCGACGTCGACTGCTGGCTGGCATCGAGCTTGAGGACGGGCCCATCGCCGTCGACTCCTTCCGCCTCGTCGACACCTACGGGGATATCACGACCGTTGAGGTCGTCGTGCACGAGGGCCGCAACCGGCTCGTGCGGCGCATGATGGAGGCGGTTGGCTACCCGGTGCGCGAGCTTGTGCGTACCGGCTTTGGCCCGATCAGCCTCGACCACCTCAAGCAGGGCACGACGCGCCGCATCAAGGGCAACGCCCTGACTGCTCTCTACGGGGCCGTCGGGCTGTGA
- the scpB gene encoding SMC-Scp complex subunit ScpB — protein MSEGALRGPLEAILMVAAEPVAAEEVAAALGVDAGEVERELNALAREYGGEDGAEARGFELRRVAGGWRIYSARRYAHAVGRFVVGSAHARLSQAALETLAVIAYRQPISRSRICKIRGVNVDGVVRTLLARGLVEETGTTPSGAHLYGTTAEFLEKMGMSSLSELLPLAPYLPEADALIELEEEL, from the coding sequence ATGAGTGAGGGCGCGCTGAGGGGGCCGCTTGAGGCGATCCTGATGGTCGCGGCGGAGCCGGTGGCCGCCGAAGAGGTGGCGGCGGCCCTCGGCGTCGACGCGGGTGAGGTCGAGCGAGAGCTCAACGCGCTGGCGCGGGAGTATGGGGGCGAGGACGGCGCAGAGGCCAGGGGGTTCGAGCTGCGTCGGGTCGCGGGCGGATGGCGCATCTACTCTGCGCGCCGCTACGCGCACGCCGTGGGGAGATTTGTCGTCGGTTCCGCGCACGCGCGTTTGTCGCAGGCAGCGCTGGAAACGCTGGCCGTGATCGCCTATCGCCAGCCGATATCGCGCTCGCGCATCTGCAAGATCCGCGGGGTGAACGTCGATGGCGTCGTGCGCACCCTGCTCGCTCGGGGCCTCGTAGAAGAGACCGGCACGACACCCTCGGGGGCGCACCTATACGGGACGACCGCGGAGTTTCTTGAGAAAATGGGGATGTCAAGCCTGTCCGAGCTGCTACCCTTGGCACCCTACCTGCCGGAAGCCGACGCGCTCATCGAATTGGAGGAAGAACTATGA
- a CDS encoding segregation and condensation protein A — MATQPEQLEVQGEFDLFAVSLPVFEGPFDLLLSLIARKKLDITEVALAQVTDEFIAFMHASPDLSRTSEFLVVAATLLDMKAARLLPQVDEEAGASEADLEARDLLFSRLLQYRAYKEASKDIGRRLIDNEHYVPREVPLEAHFAVMLPPLAWTTTPQDLARLAADALTSQSPTVEVSHLHDPVVPVREQVLVLSAMLARAGRMTFAELVCDAARPVLVSRFLALLELYRDGAVEFDQEAPLAPLLVSWRGRAAGDGHGSEASSERAGRRGAGASVNEEGKGADNE; from the coding sequence GTGGCGACGCAGCCTGAACAGCTTGAGGTACAGGGGGAGTTTGACCTCTTCGCCGTGTCTCTGCCGGTGTTCGAAGGCCCCTTCGACCTGCTTCTGTCACTGATAGCCCGCAAGAAACTCGATATCACGGAGGTTGCGCTCGCGCAGGTGACCGACGAGTTTATCGCGTTCATGCACGCCAGCCCCGACCTGTCGCGCACGAGTGAGTTCCTCGTCGTCGCAGCCACGCTGCTCGACATGAAGGCAGCGCGCCTCCTTCCGCAGGTGGACGAGGAGGCGGGGGCCAGCGAGGCGGACCTTGAGGCTCGTGATCTTCTCTTCTCCCGTCTCCTGCAGTACCGCGCCTACAAGGAAGCATCGAAGGACATCGGGCGCAGGCTCATCGACAACGAGCACTACGTGCCGCGCGAGGTCCCCCTCGAAGCGCACTTTGCGGTCATGCTTCCTCCCCTGGCGTGGACGACAACCCCGCAGGATCTGGCGCGGCTGGCCGCCGACGCGTTGACATCCCAGAGCCCGACTGTTGAGGTCTCCCACCTGCATGATCCCGTCGTGCCGGTGCGCGAGCAGGTCCTCGTGCTCTCTGCGATGCTTGCCCGGGCGGGGCGCATGACATTCGCTGAGCTGGTGTGTGACGCCGCCCGTCCGGTACTGGTATCGCGTTTCCTCGCGCTCCTGGAGCTGTATCGTGACGGAGCGGTTGAGTTTGACCAGGAGGCTCCGCTGGCGCCCCTGCTCGTCTCCTGGCGCGGGCGAGCCGCGGGTGACGGGCACGGATCCGAGGCATCATCCGAACGCGCAGGACGGCGCGGCGCAGGGGCATCAGTCAACGAGGAAGGGAAGGGCGCGGACAATGAGTGA
- a CDS encoding ParA family protein translates to MNSHPTLTPDLPAETVDFPVPPPLTGHGPARVIAMCNQKGGVGKTTTTINLGAALAEYGRRVLIVDFDPQGAASVGLGINALDMEQTIYTLLMNPKADVVATICHTATPNLDIIPANIDLSAAEVQLVNEVARESALARVLRHVESDYDVVLIDCQPSLGLLAVNALTAAHGVIVPVEAEFFALRGVALLVETIETVRDRINPRLKIDGIVATMVDSRTLHSREVLQRLQEAFGDLVFDTRIGRTIKFPDASVATEPIISYAPNHAGAHAYRRLAREVIARGDAA, encoded by the coding sequence ATGAATTCGCATCCGACGCTCACGCCCGACCTGCCCGCCGAAACGGTCGATTTTCCGGTGCCGCCGCCGCTGACGGGACACGGTCCTGCCCGCGTTATCGCGATGTGTAACCAGAAGGGCGGGGTGGGGAAGACCACGACGACCATCAACCTGGGTGCCGCGCTGGCCGAGTATGGGCGCCGGGTCCTCATCGTCGATTTCGACCCCCAGGGCGCCGCCTCCGTGGGGCTGGGGATCAACGCGCTGGACATGGAGCAGACGATCTACACCCTGCTCATGAACCCGAAGGCCGACGTCGTCGCGACCATCTGTCACACGGCCACGCCTAACCTCGACATCATTCCCGCGAACATCGATCTGTCGGCAGCGGAGGTTCAGCTGGTGAACGAGGTCGCGCGCGAGAGTGCGCTGGCTCGCGTGCTGCGCCACGTCGAGTCCGACTACGACGTTGTCCTCATCGACTGCCAGCCCTCTCTCGGTCTTCTCGCGGTGAACGCACTGACGGCCGCGCACGGTGTCATCGTGCCGGTGGAGGCTGAGTTCTTCGCCCTGCGAGGCGTCGCTCTGCTCGTTGAGACGATCGAAACGGTACGCGACCGCATCAACCCTCGGCTCAAGATTGACGGTATCGTGGCCACGATGGTCGACAGCCGCACCCTGCACTCTCGCGAGGTGCTGCAAAGGCTTCAGGAGGCCTTCGGTGACCTCGTTTTCGACACCCGGATCGGCCGCACGATCAAGTTCCCGGACGCGTCGGTCGCGACCGAACCCATCATTTCGTACGCGCCCAACCACGCCGGAGCCCACGCGTATCGTCGACTCGCGCGGGAAGTCATCGCCCGTGGCGACGCAGCCTGA